The following are encoded in a window of Mustela nigripes isolate SB6536 chromosome 3, MUSNIG.SB6536, whole genome shotgun sequence genomic DNA:
- the FASTKD2 gene encoding FAST kinase domain-containing protein 2, mitochondrial, with translation MNNRAGAIFWNLRQFSILVPTSRTIRLYPLGFSRPKVVYSNWNPRNLLLSDFGNGVQSSARHLFQDALIFKSGGNFQTKGIGTETVLTVNRPLCPRRLSFDSKHSLDSDNALKKAAFHHKASSEDVLTKETKPTPVNNKKLSEECSSLSDVLDKFSEQPTFPSSNYFSAMWIIAKRMSDDQKRVEKQLMFNHPAFNQLCEQMMRESKILHYDHLLFSLHAMVKLGIPQNTLLIQTLLRVVQERINECDEKCLSVLSAILEAMEPCKNVDVLRAGLWILADQRVWKIERVFTLQALIRCVGKDAPIALKRKLEMKALRELDKFSDLNSQHMFEALAAMNHRSVVLLDECSKMVLGNIHGCPLKVLINILQSCRDLRYHNLDLFKGIADYVATTIDIWKLKQVIFLLILFENLGFRHTDLMDVFMKKVIADPASLNMKSIICILHVYSSLNHFYKCQTSEFQEVMVNSLTGYLHNISSENLLNAVCSFCLMNHFPMALINPLLQKDVIKELLIPGDESNAHKLRILAACLKLDIPCQKAIDFDLPPRSSTTYQNVKVADGLSSLLGEGYFSKDIQLPHNYHIDFEVRMDINRSQVLPFSDAVTSAADIQRVAVLCVPRSAYCLDLAHPRGFLAMKLRHLKIMGFHVILVYNWEVERLEKKDVITFLKTKLYSTEAFLTADVNLQSTC, from the exons ATGAATAACAGAGCAGGTGCCATTTTTTGGAACCTCAGACAATTCAGTATTTTAGTTCCTACAAGCAGAACAATAAGGCTGTATCCTTTGGGATTTTCCAGACCAAAAGTTGTTTATTCAAACTGGAACCCAAGAAACCTTCTTTTAAGTGACTTTGGTAATGGAGTGCAGTCATCTGCTAGACATCTGTTTCAGGAtgccttaatttttaaatcaggAGGTAATTTTCAAACGAAGGGGATAGGCACTGAAACAGTCCTTACAGTCAACAGACCGCTTTGTCCTAGAAGACTGTCATTTGATTCAAAACACTCTCTTGACTCTGATAATGCACTGAAGAAGGCAGCATTTCATCATAAGGCCTCCAGTGAAGATGTGCTCaccaaggaaacaaaaccaacccCTGTCAACAATAAAAAGCTATCTGAGGAGTGTAGTTCTTTGAGTGATGTGTTAGATAAGTTTTCAGAACAACCTACATTTCCCAGTAGTAACTATTTTTCAGCAATGTGGATAATTGCTAAACGGATGTCTGATGACCAGAAGCGTGTTGAAAAGCAACTAATGTTTAACCACCCTGCATTTAATCAGCTGTGTGAACAAATGATGAGAGAATCCAAGATCCTGCACTATGACCACCTGCTGTTCAGTCTTCATGCTATGGTGAAGCTTGGAATTCCTCAGAACACTCTGCTGATACAGACTTTGCTGAGGGTGGTCCAG GAACGTATCAATGAGTGTGATGAGAAATGTCTTTCAGTCTTGTCAGCTATTTTAGAGGCAATGGAGCCATGTAAGAATGTGGACGTTCTTCGAGCAGGTTTGTG GATACTAGCTGATCAGCGAGTCTGGAAAATAGAACGTGTCTTTACATTACAAGCTCTGATAAGATGTGTTGGAAAAGATGCACCAATTGCTCTTAAAAGGAAACTGGAG atgAAAGCCTTGAGAGAATTAGACAAATTTTCTGATTTGAATAGCCAGCACATGTTTGAGGCATTAGCTGCCATGAATCACCGCTCTGTTGTTCTCCTGGATGAATGCAGTAAGATGGTCCTAG gTAATATCCATGGGTGTCCTTTGAAAGTACTCATCAACATATTGCAGTCTTGCAGAGACCTCCGTTACCATAATTTAGATCTTTTTAAGGGAATAGCAGATTATGTGGCTACGACTATTGACATCTGGAAGTTAAAGCAA gttatctttctcctcattttatttgaaaaccttGGCTTTCGACATACTGATCTGATGGACGTGTTCATGAAGAAAGTGATAGCTGATCCTGCCTCTCTAAACATGAAAAGCATTATCTGTATTCTTCATGTGTATTCTTCTCTCAATCACTTCTACAAATGCCAGACCTCAGA GTTCCAAGAAGTTATGGTTAATTCTCTGACCGGTTATCTTCACAACATCTCTTCTGAAAATCTACTGAATGCTGTGTGTTCATTTTGCTTGATGAACCATTTCCCCATGGCCCTTATTAATCCACTTCTCCAAAAGGATGTCATCAAGGAGCTGCTGATACCAG gtgacGAGAGCAATGCTCACAAGCTTCGTATTTTGGCTGCTTGCCTAAAACTGGATATTCCATGTCAGAAGGCCATAGACTTCGACCTGCCACCACGGTCATCCACGACATATCAAAATGTGAAGGTGGCAGACGGGCTAAGTAGCCTTCTGGGAGAAGGATACTTCTCAAAAGACATACAGTTGCCACATAATTATCATATCG attttgaaGTCAGAATGGATATTAACAGGAGTCAAGTGCTTCCGTTTTCCGACGCAGTAACTTCTGCTGCAGATATTCAAAG agtaGCTGTACTGTGTGTTCCTAGATCTGCTTACTGTTTGGATTTAGCCCATCCCAGAGGATTCCTTGCTATGAAATTGCGACATTTGAAAATAATGGGTTTTCACGTAAtcttg